The following are encoded together in the Parafrankia discariae genome:
- a CDS encoding CHAT domain-containing protein, with the protein MKQFDGDRNPATVLAAEAVAEVTALLESVPDPAADLQVAHAAGWLYWFRYLVLDRSDDDYEQDLAAALALFVPVYQAHPGSVPHRVRTRFDRGPLTSAGDSEALASRGIRLLEETLRSGDRAVLDTSIGLLRQAVAATAPDHPNVAAMLSSLSSALVTRFDSTEDQADLDAAVDAGRQAAAGAPAGHPDRAAMVWNLSIVLQTRFERLGDQADLDEAVDTSRQAVAATPPDDPDRAARVSHLSSVLRTRFEFSGDQADLDAAVDTSWQAVAATSSDDPDRAARVSHLSIVLQTRFERLGDQADLDEAVDTSRQAVAATPPDDPDRPGVVSNLGYVLRTRFERFENQADLDEAVDTSRQAVAAAPPDHPGRAAMLSNLSAALGTQYRRSGEQADLDAAVDTGRQAVAATPSDHAGLVLNLSNLGLALRIRFERLEEQADLDEAVDTGRQAVAATPPDHASLATTLSNLGNALQLRFERFGEQADLDEAVDTGREAASVEAASPRVRATAARNWGRVAAANGRWLEAVDGFTAAITLLDRVAPRSLARGDQEHLLDDLGGLGSDAAACCVHAGLTHRAVELFEQGRGVLLGQALDSRTDLSALTELHPDLAGRFSARRDELDSADDRSRPLTMTGTDGPALPTRADLARETARRRRAATAFNRAVAEIRKLPGFNGFLQPPQARELTAAASGGPVVIVNVSRFGSHALILTSGGVLEPVPLTALTPEVVYERVLGFLLALDEVSSPFARASSRLAAEQWITDTLGWLWDAVASPVFGRLGITAPPEKDEPWPRVWWCVSGLLSFLPLHAAGRHDTRYDAAPATVIDRVVSSYTPTVRALSHARRDNPHSTSGRDDEGMPAGGRVVAVAMPHTPGESDLPGAAAEVAGLQRRLPGQVSVLTGPAATRGAVLAALPGARWAHFACHGAANPADPSASHLLLADHQQRTLTVVDVARLHLDGAELAFLSACETARPGGRLTDEAIHLTSAFQLAGYRHVIGTLWPIGDVHAVAIAADIYTTLTNSGDVAGAVHTATRRLRNRWTDTPSVWASHIHAGA; encoded by the coding sequence GTGAAACAGTTCGACGGTGACCGGAATCCGGCCACGGTACTGGCTGCCGAGGCGGTCGCCGAGGTAACCGCCCTGCTGGAGTCGGTTCCGGACCCGGCCGCCGACCTTCAAGTCGCCCACGCGGCCGGGTGGCTGTACTGGTTCCGTTACCTCGTCCTCGACCGCAGCGACGACGACTACGAGCAGGATCTTGCCGCGGCGTTGGCTTTGTTCGTTCCGGTGTATCAGGCACATCCGGGCTCCGTGCCCCACCGGGTCCGCACCCGCTTCGACAGAGGTCCGCTCACCTCTGCCGGCGACTCGGAGGCGTTGGCAAGCCGTGGTATCAGGCTTCTGGAGGAAACGCTGCGGTCCGGTGACCGTGCCGTATTGGACACATCCATCGGGCTGCTCCGGCAGGCAGTGGCCGCCACCGCGCCCGACCACCCCAACGTGGCCGCGATGCTGTCCAGCCTCAGTAGCGCGTTAGTGACCCGGTTCGACAGCACCGAAGACCAGGCGGACCTGGACGCAGCGGTCGACGCCGGCCGGCAGGCAGCGGCCGGCGCTCCTGCCGGCCACCCCGACCGGGCTGCAATGGTGTGGAACCTCAGCATCGTTCTGCAGACCCGGTTCGAGCGACTTGGGGACCAGGCGGACCTCGACGAAGCGGTCGACACCAGCCGGCAGGCAGTGGCCGCCACCCCACCCGACGACCCCGACCGAGCTGCGAGAGTGTCGCACCTCAGTAGCGTCCTGCGGACCCGGTTCGAGTTCTCCGGGGACCAAGCGGACCTCGACGCAGCGGTCGACACCAGCTGGCAGGCAGTGGCCGCTACCTCATCCGACGACCCCGACCGAGCTGCGAGAGTGTCGCACCTCAGCATCGTTCTGCAGACCCGGTTCGAGCGACTTGGGGACCAGGCGGACCTCGACGAAGCGGTCGACACCAGCCGGCAGGCAGTGGCCGCCACCCCACCCGACGACCCCGACCGGCCCGGGGTGGTGTCGAACCTCGGTTACGTCCTGCGGACCCGGTTCGAGCGATTTGAAAACCAGGCGGACCTCGACGAGGCGGTCGACACCAGCCGGCAGGCAGTGGCCGCCGCCCCACCCGACCACCCTGGCCGGGCCGCGATGCTCTCCAACCTCAGCGCCGCCTTGGGGACCCAGTACCGCCGCTCTGGGGAGCAGGCGGACCTGGACGCAGCGGTCGACACCGGCCGGCAGGCAGTGGCCGCCACACCATCCGACCACGCCGGCCTCGTCCTAAACCTCTCCAACCTCGGTCTCGCCCTGCGTATCCGGTTCGAGCGACTTGAGGAGCAGGCGGACCTCGACGAAGCTGTCGACACCGGCCGGCAGGCGGTGGCCGCCACCCCACCCGACCATGCCAGTCTCGCTACTACCCTCTCTAACCTCGGTAACGCCCTTCAGCTTCGGTTCGAGCGCTTCGGAGAGCAGGCGGACCTCGACGAAGCTGTCGACACCGGCCGGGAGGCGGCATCGGTGGAGGCGGCGTCGCCTCGGGTACGGGCAACGGCCGCACGCAACTGGGGGCGCGTCGCCGCGGCGAACGGGCGGTGGCTGGAGGCCGTGGACGGTTTCACGGCGGCAATCACGCTGCTGGACCGGGTCGCGCCGCGCAGCCTCGCCCGCGGCGACCAGGAACATCTACTCGACGATCTAGGCGGTCTGGGGTCGGATGCGGCGGCGTGCTGTGTGCACGCCGGGCTGACACACCGTGCGGTGGAACTGTTCGAACAGGGCCGCGGGGTACTGCTGGGCCAGGCGTTGGACAGCCGCACCGACCTGAGCGCACTCACCGAGCTGCACCCCGATCTGGCCGGTCGGTTCAGCGCCCGACGCGACGAACTCGACAGCGCTGATGACCGGAGCCGACCGCTGACAATGACAGGTACCGACGGGCCCGCCCTCCCTACTCGGGCCGACCTGGCCCGCGAGACGGCGCGGCGGCGGCGGGCCGCCACAGCGTTCAACCGGGCAGTCGCCGAGATCCGGAAGTTGCCCGGGTTCAACGGTTTCCTCCAGCCGCCTCAGGCACGTGAGCTCACAGCGGCGGCCAGCGGCGGCCCGGTTGTCATCGTCAATGTCTCCCGTTTCGGCTCGCACGCCCTGATCCTGACCAGTGGCGGTGTTCTGGAACCGGTGCCGCTCACCGCGCTCACACCGGAGGTGGTGTACGAGCGGGTACTCGGTTTCCTTCTCGCGCTCGACGAGGTGTCCTCACCGTTTGCTCGTGCCAGCAGCCGGCTCGCGGCGGAACAGTGGATCACGGACACGTTGGGCTGGCTGTGGGACGCGGTCGCCAGTCCGGTCTTCGGCCGTCTGGGGATCACTGCCCCGCCCGAGAAGGATGAGCCGTGGCCGCGAGTGTGGTGGTGTGTGTCGGGGTTGCTGTCGTTCCTGCCGTTGCACGCCGCCGGCCGTCATGACACCCGCTACGACGCCGCCCCCGCCACCGTGATCGACCGAGTGGTGTCCTCCTACACCCCGACCGTCCGGGCGTTGAGCCACGCTCGACGCGACAACCCACACAGCACCAGCGGCCGTGATGATGAGGGCATGCCTGCCGGGGGTCGCGTGGTGGCGGTGGCGATGCCCCACACCCCCGGCGAGTCCGACCTACCAGGGGCGGCAGCCGAGGTCGCCGGGTTGCAGCGGCGTCTTCCCGGCCAGGTCAGCGTGCTGACGGGGCCTGCGGCCACCCGGGGGGCGGTGCTTGCGGCGTTGCCGGGTGCGCGGTGGGCGCATTTCGCCTGCCACGGCGCGGCCAACCCGGCCGACCCGTCCGCCAGCCATCTCCTTCTGGCTGACCATCAGCAGCGGACATTAACCGTGGTCGACGTCGCCCGGCTACATCTGGACGGTGCCGAGCTGGCATTCCTGTCCGCCTGCGAAACAGCCCGCCCAGGTGGCCGGCTGACCGACGAGGCGATCCACCTGACCTCCGCGTTCCAACTCGCCGGCTACCGGCACGTGATCGGTACGCTGTGGCCAATCGGCGATGTGCACGCGGTCGCGATCGCCGCCGACATCTACACCACCCTCACCAATAGCGGGGATGTGGCCGGTGCGGTCCACACCGCGACCCGCCGGCTGCGCAATCGGTGGACGGACACCCCGTCAGTATGGGCATCGCACATCCACGCCGGCGCCTGA
- a CDS encoding endonuclease/exonuclease/phosphatase family protein, translating into MPTTYYLAWWNLENLFDEENSPRRTEKLARTLGDDLAGWSPQLRDRKISQLASVIARMNGGAGPDLLGVCEVENRFVLELLAAAVADRLGGRRYEIVHADTDDARGIDVAFLYNPALLTAPTGQVFFHVVMRRNATREIVQVNFQTHTGRTWAVFGNHWPSRSGGQYESAGYRAIAGETLAYFHQRVREEHGQDTPALAMGDFNDEPFDTSLVAHALSTRQAVRVINADTPRFWNLMWPAAGTPEGTFYFQNEPNLLDQFLVNATMAHPTSPLHANPDSVQILRFPELVHTGDYPRPRPFGGMGATVDETGYSDHFPIGMTVTESD; encoded by the coding sequence ATGCCGACGACCTATTACCTCGCCTGGTGGAACCTGGAGAACCTCTTCGACGAGGAGAACTCACCGCGGCGGACCGAGAAACTCGCCCGCACCCTCGGTGACGACCTCGCCGGCTGGTCACCACAGCTGCGGGACCGCAAGATCTCCCAGCTGGCGTCGGTGATCGCGCGGATGAACGGCGGTGCGGGCCCGGACCTGCTCGGGGTGTGCGAGGTGGAGAACCGGTTCGTCCTCGAGCTCCTCGCCGCCGCGGTCGCCGACCGGTTGGGTGGGCGGCGCTACGAGATCGTGCATGCCGACACCGACGATGCCCGCGGGATCGACGTCGCGTTCCTCTACAACCCGGCCCTGCTGACCGCCCCGACGGGGCAGGTGTTCTTCCACGTGGTGATGCGCCGCAACGCCACCCGCGAGATCGTCCAGGTCAACTTCCAGACCCACACCGGGCGGACCTGGGCGGTGTTCGGGAACCACTGGCCGTCACGGTCCGGCGGGCAGTACGAGTCCGCCGGCTACCGGGCCATCGCCGGGGAGACCCTGGCCTACTTCCACCAGCGGGTCCGCGAGGAACACGGCCAGGACACCCCGGCGCTGGCGATGGGTGACTTCAACGACGAACCATTCGACACCTCCCTCGTCGCCCACGCCCTCTCGACCCGGCAGGCCGTCCGGGTGATCAACGCCGACACTCCGCGGTTCTGGAACCTGATGTGGCCCGCCGCCGGCACTCCCGAGGGCACGTTCTACTTCCAGAACGAACCGAACCTGCTCGACCAGTTCCTCGTCAACGCCACCATGGCCCACCCCACCAGCCCCCTGCACGCCAACCCCGACAGCGTGCAGATCCTGCGGTTCCCCGAACTCGTCCACACCGGCGACTACCCCCGGCCCCGTCCCTTCGGTGGGATGGGCGCCACCGTTGATGAGACCGGCTACTCCGACCACTTCCCCATCGGGATGACCGTCACCGAAAGCGACTGA